CTGGCCAGAAGGCCGGGAGCTGGATACCTGGACACATGGACAGGAACCAAAAATAGCAATGAATGGGCTGATGTGTCTCCAAAATGTGTCTGCCCAGGTATGATCAGACTGAACACCTCTCCTGAattctctgtttgctttcctgctgtTCTCACATTTTCATGGCCAAAGCCTCTGCCATGATCTGTGCTTGCTGGAAAGCCAAGGGCAAAGTGAGAGGGGAGAAGCTGGACACCCATTCAGCTGCTTCCCGCCATCATGAAAACATCACACCAGGAGTCAGAAGTGCTCCGGAGATGGAGCAGAATGAAGAAGCACGCGAGGTGGCGTGAGTCAACAGCACCCTTGCTGCAATGGAGAACGTGAAGTTGGCAGCTCAAGGAAAGATTATTCCCCTCGATTTGGTACCTGTTAGACACAGCTGGATGCTAGCTGCAATATGGGGCTCCCCAGATGTATCTGCTCTGTCTGTATGTAAAACTTGCCTGATGCTTCAACACACATTGTGCGATGGCAAGGCTGTGATTTTGAGATGACTgcacaaagctgctgctcagctgacTTGGGAGATGGCCACCGCCAGCCCATCGCCCACAGCCTGGCTCTTGCATCCCGCTGGGGCCCCGTTACCAGCGCTGCCTTCCATCCTCTGCTGACTTCACAAGTACCACGGAGAAACTGGAGGAGCCGAGCACTGGAGAAAGTAAatcactgtggaaaaaatgtgcaGATCTAATGGCAGAGCAAGGAGAAGCCTGTGTGCAAAATGGTCTGCAATAGTCAGACAGCTCCAGGATGGGGTTGCTTATAATAACAGTCGGAGGGTTGTGTGTTCTGGGTTACAGTCTGACAGGCAGCTAATTTGTTGTGCCTTACTCTGTCCTGGAGAAGCAGAGGTTTGGGCACATGTGCTCGTGGTTTGGCCTGGTTCTCGTGTTTTTCCACTGAAGCGCTTTGGTATTTTTAGGCTGGAAGAGACGGATCTGTGCTGCGCTGGGaggtgcagagcagccctgtgcaggcaggagagggaaaTACAGAGATTGGAGCATGAGAGCAAATACTGACAAAACCCTGTGGGTGCAGTAGGagccaccatccctggaaggCGACCGAGTGGCCACAGCGTGGCTGGGGTTGAAGGTGGAAAGAGAGGGCTCCGAGCTCACGGGCTGCTGGCCTTTGCCTTGGATGTGTAGCCAGCAGATGGAGGGAGGACGGAAGCCAGCACACGCAGCAACCCGGCAGCTTGGGCTGGACTGGAGGAAAGGGTTCTCAGCGCTGCATGTGAGGCACTGATCCAAGCTTGAGAGGTTCCTGAGTCCCAGAATACCCTGAAAAGGGAAGCCAGCTGAGCATACTGAATCTGCGAGGTGAGCTGGAAGGGCAGAGAGCACAGGGATGTGGTGATGAGAACCcacccaggagctgcaggaggtgagATGTGCAGAGGTTCCCAGACAGCAGTGAGTCCAGACCATGGCACCTGCTCCAACTCTGATTTATTGAACATTACAAAATACTCTGCatatattttcacattaaaacaATATTCTTGCAAATAAGATATTAAGTGTCGAGTCGTTTGTGGTGCCCATTGGCTACATAAAACACTGACCCAGCTAGAGATTTAGTATGGCCCAATATCAGAAATCAAATCCAGAATAAGGCatacaagaaatgcaaaactatataaaatccttttaaaaacctCATGCTCCAGCTGGTAGGACAGGTACTGAGCAGAATGGCCTTCGCTGAGCCTTGCTAGCAGTACCTGAGCTACACCATCTTGCCCGCCCTACGTTGGGCTCGTTCACCCTGTGCATCTAAACATCCCCTTGACACCTGCTGTCTCAACACCCCCAGGTAGATGATCACACAgttatttgcttgcttttggcTTTTAACAGCCCAAAGCACCATTCGGCCCGAAGAGGAGCATCCCCAACCCTCCCACATTGCCTGGACCGTGTGGTTTCCTGCGCCCGGCTGCCCCACTGAGCTCCGGGCAGTTCTCGGGGAGCGATTCTTGTCCCTCGGGGTCACAGCAGGAAAGGATCGCTGCATGGGCCGCCCGATCCCACCTCCCTCTCAGGAGGGACCCGGGGTGGCTGGGAGGCAGGTGGTGGGGACAGACCTTTGAAGATGCACTCAGCTTTCGCCCATCTCCCCAGCTTCCGACCTACATTCACACCCGCTGCTCACCCCCTCGTGCTGTGACCAGCCCCAGGCAACTGGAGGGACTGGGATGCAGGCAGGATGAACACCAAGGATGCTGTGCAGGGCCACTGCCTCCCCACAAAGCCAGAAAGCTGAACACGGCAGCTACGGGGAGCACATCCAGACAAGAGGTGTGAGGCTGGCACAGCCGGCTGGGTGCTAGAATAGTTCCTGTGCGTACGCAGCCTGGCTCCCGGTGGAGCCAAACCCCCGGAGCGCTGCTCCTAGTCCTGAGAAAGTCATGGCTTTGCCTCCACGGTGCCTCCAAAACCCAGGGGAGACACAGCTGCCCTGGAAAGGAGTCGGTCTCTGGTCTCCCAGCTGAGGTCCGTGCATGCTCTGAGCAATCGGCCGCTCGGTGCTGGGTGTAGGTGGGCTGTTGTGCACGAGCCTCCTACACAGAGCCAGGCTCAGGCGCTCGCACCCACGAGCAGCCCCCCAGCCAGGACCCCCACACCTCCAGGTGGCACAGCCGCAATGGCATCAAGTCCGGCTGGGATCCCACCTCTGGGAGGAAAATCTCTGGCCTCCCAGCACTGCGAAGATGCGAGAGGAAGACCAGAGAGGAAGAGCGAGGTTTGGGGGTCTGTGCCTCCCTAGGAGGATGAGGCTGGTACCTGCTACGGCAGCATCGAGCCCATTTCTCTACCGTCAGGAGGTGAGTGCAGCTCCAGGAGCACTGGGCTCTCCTGGAGTTGGAGGAGACACACACAAGCTTGACGAAGCGAGACGGCAGAGCGGTCGGCTGGTCAcagcctgcctccagcccctgccccgtcCGTGGCGCAGCTCAGATGTGGCTGGCTCTGCTGAACATGAGCCGCCGGGGCTCGGTGGGGggcagcaccctgccctgctcctccgcGGCCATCaaaggctgcagctcctgctgctccacgCCATCCGGGCTGCTGTCGCTCAGCGACCTGCCGCTCTTAGAGACGTGGCTGGGGAACTGGAAGCAGGAGATCTGCTCTGGCATCGCCTGGCTCGCCGactggggctgctcctccagcacggGGCAGGCGAATCGCCTGTGCTGCGGTCCCGTCTCAATGCCCGGTGGGGAGGCGATGCTCTCCAGGGAGGAGATGCTTTGGTTCCACGCTTTCTGCATATCCACTGGCACGATTTTGGTGGTCTCCGAGGAGACGTAAACAGCCAGGTCAGCCTGGTCTCCTTTCCACGGCAGCTCCTTCTCTGCCAAGGTGGGCGATGGCGGGATgatgcaggggctggggcagacatccaggctgcctggggacacAGAAGGAAGGACAGAGGGGGATATTGCATGgctcctgccctctccctgAGCCCTGCAAGCAATGACTGCCACCAAATGAGAGCCTTCCCAGCTGGCCCAGGGGTGCAAGAGCCACCAAGGAGGCTCTGCTATGCCTCCAGGgccacagagaagagcaattCTCCTAGCCATGCTCCACTGACTTTTGCACAGCCCACCGGTTTTGCACAGCCCAAGTCAGTTTTGCTCTGCAGATGGAGGAAGGATGAGCTACCcaagcagctgccctgctgggtgCGGGAGTGCCGGTGCCTACCAGGGGTGGCCTTTCCCTGCAGGACCTCATCGGTAGCTCGAGCGATGAACACGATCCCTTCGTCGTCCTCTCTCTCCGTCTCTGAGCTAtcgctctcctcctcctcggagctgaccagcaccagcacaggagctgcagccagacAGGGTGGTGCATGGGGACCAGGTACCCTGAAAACCGaccccctgcacccatgggAGAAGgacctgctgccagcacaaCTCCGGTGCTGCCGTGCCTCCGAGCTGGCAGTGGGCAGTCACAGCGTGCTACTGCCATCCCACCCCAACGGGACCCCCTGCAGGACCCAGGGGCCTCGCCTGCCACCAGCCTTACCTGCCTCCTGCCAGGGGACACTCCTGTGCGTCCTCCCGTTGGGTGCATCGCTGGTCAGAGAGATGTCCTTCTGCAGAGCGAGAGGGACCTGGCTGGGACCTGCCCTGTGCAAACCCCAGCACTGTCCCCAGGTGGCCCTGAGCatgcttggaaaagaaattttcatcttCTCCAGGGCTCGGGACCACATGGGGCAGCTCTGGCgtgatggggacatggggacatgcAGCACCCACGCAGGTCCCATGCCTGCTGGGCACCCACGCAGGATGGAGgtgaggtgctggggggggacTCCCCACTCTCCCCTTGGGCTCTGGAGATGCCgaagccctgcagcacctcatCCACCCCCAGCAGGACCTCTCTGTCCGCAGCCTCAAGGAGGCCAAACCTCACAGCTAGTAGGGGAGCAGCAGTTTGGGGACCACTTGCCTTCTTCCTGCCCTTTTCCTTCATCCTGGCTTTGCTCTTGGAGGAGCAGATGTTGTGCTTGGTGGACTTGAAGGTCTCCAGGCGCCTCTTCATGTTCTGCCGGAAGATTTCTTTATCTTGGCGCTCTTGTTTATCTGGAGAGATGAAGTGACGGCTGTAGCTGGCCTTGTACTGGCCGAGGGAGAGGCAAAGAGACACAGGATGAGCAGCTGGCCCCACGCAGCATCCTCCATCCCCGCTCCTGCTGCGGGCGCCGTGGCCAGGGAACGCTCACCCGCCTGCGGGGCTTGTAGAGGCTCCCTCGCAGCACGTGGTGCATCGCGGCGTCCTCCTTGTCCCGCCGGCTGCGCACCGTGTCGATCACCTGCAGGTCCAGGCACGCGCCGCTCCCGCTCTCCCTCCTAGGGTAGACGGAGCATCCCGATGGATCGGGCCCTCTCCGGTGAAGGGGGCGGCTGCAGGGGTCCTGCGAGCGCTGCCCGGGGGCTGGGGCTCGGAGGGGTGCTTGTACTCACAGCAGGTTTGTGACCGACGACTCCGACATGGACGTGCGGCTGGGCATGGAGGGCAGCGCCAGCTTGGCGGCCGACAGCACGTGGCCACCCTGGGGGGTGACAGAGATGGGCTGGGGGAGTGCCCACCGCCATGGGCAGCCCGTGGGGACCGCCACGCTgacagccccctgcccagctcctgccacgCGCCCCTACCTGGTCCACGAAGCTGATGGCATCGCGGATGTTCAGCTTGTAGTAAACATCCCAGATCTCGTCCCGCAGCCTGTACGCAGATTTCCTCATCAGGAGCTGGCTCAGGTACTTCTTGTCGAACTGCTCCCACCTGGAGCGAGATGGAGACACAGGTGGTTGAGCACCCACAGGGGACAGATGGGGTCGATAGCCAGGGGACTTCTGCCCATGCAAGGCCAAGAGTGTCCAAAGCGTGGTGAGAGCAGGCTGGGCAtgcaggagctggctgtgcCCAGGGACACACAGACAGGGAAGGGTAGGAGGGGACAGGACACGCTGCCACTTTGTCCCTGGGCCAAGGGGAAGCCAGAGACCAGttgggagcagggcaggagctggtgcagctgcccagctggagcTTCCCCTCCAGGAAGCAGGCTCTCTGCATCCTTTTCCTGTTGTGACGCTGCAGATAAACACTAACAGGGTTTAACAGTTCCCTCCTCAGTGTCCTCCATCCATGGGGAGGCGCAGTACCACTGTGGCCACCACGGTCCCGCAGCAGCTCTGGCATGGACAAGCaatgccagctcctgcagcagccaggctgccctgGCCACATCTGCCTGACTTCTGCCCGGGACATTTTTGGAGCATCAGTCTGCTGCGCAAAAGCAGCACCATTGCCAGACTGTCCCCTTCCAGATGGACAGAGAGACAccttcctggtcctgctgcccacccacagcagggctgtCCTCCCGGGGTGTCCACCCCATCCACCTGATGGCCAGTGGAGCAAGACACTCACTTGTCCCGCCAGTAATGGTAGCCATGGTGTCCCACGATGTCCTCCACCGCCGCCAGGATGTGGTCAAAGGCCTTGAGGGAGGAGAATAGGGTGAGAGTGGTGTGGAGGGACCCAGGGCTGAGCACACCCAGCCAAACCGAGGCCACACATCGCTCTCGCCCTGTCCAGGCAGTGTGGGGAGCACCTACGTGCTCGTGCAGCTCCTCATTCAGCGTGGGCTTGTGGTGGTCACTGCGCTTCACCTTCAGCCATGTCACCAGGGGCTTgatggtgaggccctggaatgGCAGGAGAGGGCAAGGGAAAGACTGGGAGGGCAAGAGGGTGCACGGCTGGGGCAcgggagcagaagcagcatgaaGTGACCGGGGACAGTGGCTGCAACAGCTGCGTGCACCACAACCAACCCgacctgctgtgctttgcaccTGGCTAATGACCACCCTGGGGACCTGAAACCTGAAGGCTGTGTCCCACAACGTGCCCCTCCagacccccagccccaggctcacatccatccatccatggtgcggctccctgcaggcagggtgcCCATCCTCACCTGCACGATGACCGTGAAGAACACCACCACGATGGTCGTTGCCACAAAGTAGTCCTTGGCTTTCACCTTGTCCCTGTCCAGCAGGATGACCAGGGCAAAGGCAACGGCTCCACGGAGGCCACCGTATGACATGACCACCTGGTCGATCCTGTCCAGGGGGATGAGGCGGAAGCGGTTGAGCACGTAGGTCTGGAGGACAACACCTGGGGAAGAAGGAGGACATGAGCCTGGGACacaggcagagccctgcctgctcctggagATGGGGCAAAGCCCAGGCCAGGAGCCATTCCTGGGAGCCACCACTCTTTGGGATGAAAAGGGCTGGCCCAGCAGGACATACTGACCCACAGCTCTGAAGAGCAGGATAAATaacagggtgcccagcaccagcgCCGTGTCCCATGCCCACTTGGAGGTGTCCACAGCCGACATGCCCAGAAACATGAAGATGATGGTCTCTGAGCTGCTGGCCAGCGTCTTCATGGTGTACTTGACCGTGGTGCGGGACTTCTGGGAGATGTTGGCTTCCACATACTTCTTGCAGCAGATCCCACAGAAGGTGACTCTGCAGAGGGCCAGAAGGAGCTGTCACAACCCCATGGTGGGATGAGGAGTGGGTCTGCTCACCACCTCGCACTGCTCAGCAATGCAACCTTGTTCTCCTGCTCCCCTGGTACTCACGCCAGGATGGCGGAGAGCGAGACCATCTCAGCAGCCAGGTACGCGACGTAGGCCAGGAGGAAGACGAAGAGCGGCTCGATGATGCGCACGCGCTTGGTGAACCGCGTGATCAGGGCCAGGAGGAAGGCGAAGAGCAGCCCCACGGCCGTGCCCCCCAGGCTCACCAGGAagaaggaggctggggggaagAGGCTGGATCGCACCCCTGGGGCAGGCCGCAAGGAGCCAGCCCATGCCCCACGGCCTCGCCAGGCCCCACGCTCCCACCTGCGTCCCCACCAGAGCGTCCCCTGAGAACGGCCCACTCCGGATGATGGCTGGGACAGGCTCAGTGCCGGCCCACGGTATGACAGCGCCCGT
This sequence is a window from Cygnus atratus isolate AKBS03 ecotype Queensland, Australia chromosome 12, CAtr_DNAZoo_HiC_assembly, whole genome shotgun sequence. Protein-coding genes within it:
- the SLC9A5 gene encoding sodium/hydrogen exchanger 5 isoform X1 — protein: MHPPAGPAASPGPAAPPAGAELLRWQWQEVQVPCLVAAWILVASLAKIVFHLSRKVTSIVPESCLLILLGLGLGGIVLAVAKKAKYQLEPNMFFLFLLPPIVLDSGYFMPSRLFFDNIGAILTYAVVGTLWNSFTTGTALWGLHQAGLMDPGVEAGLMDFLLFGSLISAVDPVAVLAVFEEVHVNETLFIIVFGESLLNDAVTVVLYKVFNSFVELGPAHIHATDYVKGVASFFLVSLGGTAVGLLFAFLLALITRFTKRVRIIEPLFVFLLAYVAYLAAEMVSLSAILAVTFCGICCKKYVEANISQKSRTTVKYTMKTLASSSETIIFMFLGMSAVDTSKWAWDTALVLGTLLFILLFRAVGVVLQTYVLNRFRLIPLDRIDQVVMSYGGLRGAVAFALVILLDRDKVKAKDYFVATTIVVVFFTVIVQGLTIKPLVTWLKVKRSDHHKPTLNEELHEHAFDHILAAVEDIVGHHGYHYWRDKWEQFDKKYLSQLLMRKSAYRLRDEIWDVYYKLNIRDAISFVDQVGARGRSWAGGCQRGGPHGLPMAVGTPPAHLCHPPGWPRAVGRQAGAALHAQPHVHVGVVGHKPAEGERERRVPGPAGDRHGAQPAGQGGRRDAPRAAREPLQAPQADKQERQDKEIFRQNMKRRLETFKSTKHNICSSKSKARMKEKGRKKKDISLTSDAPNGRTHRSVPWQEAAPVLVLVSSEEEESDSSETEREDDEGIVFIARATDEVLQGKATPGSLDVCPSPCIIPPSPTLAEKELPWKGDQADLAVYVSSETTKIVPVDMQKAWNQSISSLESIASPPGIETGPQHRRFACPVLEEQPQSASQAMPEQISCFQFPSHVSKSGRSLSDSSPDGVEQQELQPLMAAEEQGRVLPPTEPRRLMFSRASHI
- the SLC9A5 gene encoding sodium/hydrogen exchanger 5 isoform X4 encodes the protein MHPPAGPAASPGPAAPPAGAELLRWQWQEVQVPCLVAAWILVASLAKIVFHLSRKVTSIVPESCLLILLGLGLGGIVLAVAKKAKYQLEPNMFFLFLLPPIVLDSGYFMPSRLFFDNIGAILTYAVVGTLWNSFTTGTALWGLHQAGLMDPGVEAGLMDFLLFGSLISAVDPVAVLAVFEEVHVNETLFIIVFGESLLNDAVTVVLYKVFNSFVELGPAHIHATDYVKGVASFFLVSLGGTAVGLLFAFLLALITRFTKRVRIIEPLFVFLLAYVAYLAAEMVSLSAILAVTFCGICCKKYVEANISQKSRTTVKYTMKTLASSSETIIFMFLGMSAVDTSKWAWDTALVLGTLLFILLFRAVGVVLQTYVLNRFRLIPLDRIDQVVMSYGGLRGAVAFALVILLDRDKVKAKDYFVATTIVVVFFTVIVQGLTIKPLVTWLKVKRSDHHKPTLNEELHEHAFDHILAAVEDIVGHHGYHYWRDKWEQFDKKYLSQLLMRKSAYRLRDEIWDVYYKLNIRDAISFVDQGGHVLSAAKLALPSMPSRTSMSESSVTNLLRESGSGACLDLQVIDTVRSRRDKEDAAMHHVLRGSLYKPRRRYKASYSRHFISPDKQERQDKEIFRQNMKRRLETFKSTKHNICSSKSKARMKEKGRKKKDISLTSDAPNGRTHRSVPWQEAAPVLVLVSSEEEESDSSETEREDDEGIVFIARATDEVLQGKATPGSLDVCPSPCIIPPSPTLAEKELPWKGDQADLAVYVSSETTKIVPVDMQKAWNQSISSLESIASPPGIETGPQHRRFACPVLEEQPQSASQAMPEQISCFQFPSHVSKSGRSLSDSSPDGVEQQELQPLMAAEEQGRVLPPTEPRRLMFSRASHI
- the SLC9A5 gene encoding sodium/hydrogen exchanger 5 isoform X2, whose protein sequence is MHPPAGPAASPGPAAPPAGAELLRWQWQEVQVPCLVAAWILVASLAKIVFHLSRKVTSIVPESCLLILLGLGLGGIVLAVAKKAKYQLEPNMFFLFLLPPIVLDSGYFMPSRLFFDNIGAILTYAVVGTLWNSFTTGTALWGLHQAGLMDPGVEAGLMDFLLFGSLISAVDPVAVLAVFEEVHVNETLFIIVFGESLLNDAVTVVLYKVFNSFVELGPAHIHATDYVKGVASFFLVSLGGTAVGLLFAFLLALITRFTKRVRIIEPLFVFLLAYVAYLAAEMVSLSAILAVTFCGICCKKYVEANISQKSRTTVKYTMKTLASSSETIIFMFLGMSAVDTSKWAWDTALVLGTLLFILLFRAVGVVLQTYVLNRFRLIPLDRIDQVVMSYGGLRGAVAFALVILLDRDKVKAKDYFVATTIVVVFFTVIVQSFPCPLLPFQGLTIKPLVTWLKVKRSDHHKPTLNEELHEHAFDHILAAVEDIVGHHGYHYWRDKWEQFDKKYLSQLLMRKSAYRLRDEIWDVYYKLNIRDAISFVDQGGHVLSAAKLALPSMPSRTSMSESSVTNLLRESGSGACLDLQVIDTVRSRRDKEDAAMHHVLRGSLYKPRRRYKASYSRHFISPDKQERQDKEIFRQNMKRRLETFKSTKHNICSSKSKARMKEKGRKKKDISLTSDAPNGRTHRSVPWQEAAPVLVLVSSEEEESDSSETEREDDEGIVFIARATDEVLQGKATPGSLDVCPSPCIIPPSPTLAEKELPWKGDQADLAVYVSSETTKIVPVDMQKAWNQSISSLESIASPPGIETGPQHRRFACPVLEEQPQSASQAMPEQISCFQFPSHVSKSGRSLSDSSPDGVEQQELQPLMAAEEQGRVLPPTEPRRLMFSRASHI
- the SLC9A5 gene encoding sodium/hydrogen exchanger 5 isoform X8; its protein translation is MDFLLFGSLISAVDPVAVLAVFEEVHVNETLFIIVFGESLLNDAVTVVLYKVFNSFVELGPAHIHATDYVKGVASFFLVSLGGTAVGLLFAFLLALITRFTKRVRIIEPLFVFLLAYVAYLAAEMVSLSAILAVTFCGICCKKYVEANISQKSRTTVKYTMKTLASSSETIIFMFLGMSAVDTSKWAWDTALVLGTLLFILLFRAVGVVLQTYVLNRFRLIPLDRIDQVVMSYGGLRGAVAFALVILLDRDKVKAKDYFVATTIVVVFFTVIVQSFPCPLLPFQGLTIKPLVTWLKVKRSDHHKPTLNEELHEHAFDHILAAVEDIVGHHGYHYWRDKWEQFDKKYLSQLLMRKSAYRLRDEIWDVYYKLNIRDAISFVDQGGHVLSAAKLALPSMPSRTSMSESSVTNLLRESGSGACLDLQVIDTVRSRRDKEDAAMHHVLRGSLYKPRRRYKASYSRHFISPDKQERQDKEIFRQNMKRRLETFKSTKHNICSSKSKARMKEKGRKKKDISLTSDAPNGRTHRSVPWQEAAPVLVLVSSEEEESDSSETEREDDEGIVFIARATDEVLQGKATPGSLDVCPSPCIIPPSPTLAEKELPWKGDQADLAVYVSSETTKIVPVDMQKAWNQSISSLESIASPPGIETGPQHRRFACPVLEEQPQSASQAMPEQISCFQFPSHVSKSGRSLSDSSPDGVEQQELQPLMAAEEQGRVLPPTEPRRLMFSRASHI
- the SLC9A5 gene encoding sodium/hydrogen exchanger 5 isoform X6, with the translated sequence MHPPAGPAASPGPAAPPAGAELLRWQWQEVQVPCLVAAWILVASLAKIVFHLSRKVTSIVPESCLLILLGLGLGGIVLAVAKKAKYQLEPNMFFLFLLPPIVLDSGYFMPSRLFFDNIGAILTYAVVGTLWNSFTTGTALWGLHQAGLMDPGVEAGLMDFLLFGSLISAVDPVAVLAVFEEVHVNETLFIIVFGESLLNDAVTVVLYKVFNSFVELGPAHIHATDYVKGVASFFLVSLGGTAVGLLFAFLLALITRFTKRVRIIEPLFVFLLAYVAYLAAEMVSLSAILAVTFCGICCKKYVEANISQKSRTTVKYTMKTLASSSETIIFMFLGMSAVDTSKWAWDTALVLGTLLFILLFRAVGVVLQTYVLNRFRLIPLDRIDQVVMSYGGLRGAVAFALVILLDRDKVKAKDYFVATTIVVVFFTVIVQAFDHILAAVEDIVGHHGYHYWRDKWEQFDKKYLSQLLMRKSAYRLRDEIWDVYYKLNIRDAISFVDQGGHVLSAAKLALPSMPSRTSMSESSVTNLLRESGSGACLDLQVIDTVRSRRDKEDAAMHHVLRGSLYKPRRRYKASYSRHFISPDKQERQDKEIFRQNMKRRLETFKSTKHNICSSKSKARMKEKGRKKKDISLTSDAPNGRTHRSVPWQEAAPVLVLVSSEEEESDSSETEREDDEGIVFIARATDEVLQGKATPGSLDVCPSPCIIPPSPTLAEKELPWKGDQADLAVYVSSETTKIVPVDMQKAWNQSISSLESIASPPGIETGPQHRRFACPVLEEQPQSASQAMPEQISCFQFPSHVSKSGRSLSDSSPDGVEQQELQPLMAAEEQGRVLPPTEPRRLMFSRASHI
- the SLC9A5 gene encoding sodium/hydrogen exchanger 5 isoform X9; the protein is MDFLLFGSLISAVDPVAVLAVFEEVHVNETLFIIVFGESLLNDAVTVVLYKVFNSFVELGPAHIHATDYVKGVASFFLVSLGGTAVGLLFAFLLALITRFTKRVRIIEPLFVFLLAYVAYLAAEMVSLSAILAVTFCGICCKKYVEANISQKSRTTVKYTMKTLASSSETIIFMFLGMSAVDTSKWAWDTALVLGTLLFILLFRAVGVVLQTYVLNRFRLIPLDRIDQVVMSYGGLRGAVAFALVILLDRDKVKAKDYFVATTIVVVFFTVIVQGLTIKPLVTWLKVKRSDHHKPTLNEELHEHAFDHILAAVEDIVGHHGYHYWRDKWEQFDKKYLSQLLMRKSAYRLRDEIWDVYYKLNIRDAISFVDQGGHVLSAAKLALPSMPSRTSMSESSVTNLLRESGSGACLDLQVIDTVRSRRDKEDAAMHHVLRGSLYKPRRRYKASYSRHFISPDKQERQDKEIFRQNMKRRLETFKSTKHNICSSKSKARMKEKGRKKKDISLTSDAPNGRTHRSVPWQEAAPVLVLVSSEEEESDSSETEREDDEGIVFIARATDEVLQGKATPGSLDVCPSPCIIPPSPTLAEKELPWKGDQADLAVYVSSETTKIVPVDMQKAWNQSISSLESIASPPGIETGPQHRRFACPVLEEQPQSASQAMPEQISCFQFPSHVSKSGRSLSDSSPDGVEQQELQPLMAAEEQGRVLPPTEPRRLMFSRASHI
- the SLC9A5 gene encoding sodium/hydrogen exchanger 5 isoform X3, whose amino-acid sequence is MHPPAGPAASPGPAAPPAGAELLRWQWQEVQVPCLVAAWILVASLAKIVFHLSRKVTSIVPESCLLILLGLGLGGIVLAVAKKAKYQLEPNMFFLFLLPPIVLDSGYFMPSRLFFDNIGAILTYAVVGTLWNSFTTGTALWGLHQAGLMADPGVEAGLMDFLLFGSLISAVDPVAVLAVFEEVHVNETLFIIVFGESLLNDAVTVVLYKVFNSFVELGPAHIHATDYVKGVASFFLVSLGGTAVGLLFAFLLALITRFTKRVRIIEPLFVFLLAYVAYLAAEMVSLSAILAVTFCGICCKKYVEANISQKSRTTVKYTMKTLASSSETIIFMFLGMSAVDTSKWAWDTALVLGTLLFILLFRAVGVVLQTYVLNRFRLIPLDRIDQVVMSYGGLRGAVAFALVILLDRDKVKAKDYFVATTIVVVFFTVIVQGLTIKPLVTWLKVKRSDHHKPTLNEELHEHAFDHILAAVEDIVGHHGYHYWRDKWEQFDKKYLSQLLMRKSAYRLRDEIWDVYYKLNIRDAISFVDQGGHVLSAAKLALPSMPSRTSMSESSVTNLLRESGSGACLDLQVIDTVRSRRDKEDAAMHHVLRGSLYKPRRRYKASYSRHFISPDKQERQDKEIFRQNMKRRLETFKSTKHNICSSKSKARMKEKGRKKKDISLTSDAPNGRTHRSVPWQEAAPVLVLVSSEEEESDSSETEREDDEGIVFIARATDEVLQGKATPGSLDVCPSPCIIPPSPTLAEKELPWKGDQADLAVYVSSETTKIVPVDMQKAWNQSISSLESIASPPGIETGPQHRRFACPVLEEQPQSASQAMPEQISCFQFPSHVSKSGRSLSDSSPDGVEQQELQPLMAAEEQGRVLPPTEPRRLMFSRASHI
- the SLC9A5 gene encoding sodium/hydrogen exchanger 5 isoform X7, with the protein product MDFLLFGSLISAVDPVAVLAVFEEVHVNETLFIIVFGESLLNDAVTVVLYKVFNSFVELGPAHIHATDYVKGVASFFLVSLGGTAVGLLFAFLLALITRFTKRVRIIEPLFVFLLAYVAYLAAEMVSLSAILAVTFCGICCKKYVEANISQKSRTTVKYTMKTLASSSETIIFMFLGMSAVDTSKWAWDTALVLGTLLFILLFRAVGVVLQTYVLNRFRLIPLDRIDQVVMSYGGLRGAVAFALVILLDRDKVKAKDYFVATTIVVVFFTVIVQGLTIKPLVTWLKVKRSDHHKPTLNEELHEHAFDHILAAVEDIVGHHGYHYWRDKWEQFDKKYLSQLLMRKSAYRLRDEIWDVYYKLNIRDAISFVDQVGARGRSWAGGCQRGGPHGLPMAVGTPPAHLCHPPGWPRAVGRQAGAALHAQPHVHVGVVGHKPAEGERERRVPGPAGDRHGAQPAGQGGRRDAPRAAREPLQAPQADKQERQDKEIFRQNMKRRLETFKSTKHNICSSKSKARMKEKGRKKKDISLTSDAPNGRTHRSVPWQEAAPVLVLVSSEEEESDSSETEREDDEGIVFIARATDEVLQGKATPGSLDVCPSPCIIPPSPTLAEKELPWKGDQADLAVYVSSETTKIVPVDMQKAWNQSISSLESIASPPGIETGPQHRRFACPVLEEQPQSASQAMPEQISCFQFPSHVSKSGRSLSDSSPDGVEQQELQPLMAAEEQGRVLPPTEPRRLMFSRASHI
- the SLC9A5 gene encoding sodium/hydrogen exchanger 5 isoform X10 — protein: MVSLSAILAVTFCGICCKKYVEANISQKSRTTVKYTMKTLASSSETIIFMFLGMSAVDTSKWAWDTALVLGTLLFILLFRAVGVVLQTYVLNRFRLIPLDRIDQVVMSYGGLRGAVAFALVILLDRDKVKAKDYFVATTIVVVFFTVIVQGLTIKPLVTWLKVKRSDHHKPTLNEELHEHAFDHILAAVEDIVGHHGYHYWRDKWEQFDKKYLSQLLMRKSAYRLRDEIWDVYYKLNIRDAISFVDQGGHVLSAAKLALPSMPSRTSMSESSVTNLLRESGSGACLDLQVIDTVRSRRDKEDAAMHHVLRGSLYKPRRRYKASYSRHFISPDKQERQDKEIFRQNMKRRLETFKSTKHNICSSKSKARMKEKGRKKKDISLTSDAPNGRTHRSVPWQEAAPVLVLVSSEEEESDSSETEREDDEGIVFIARATDEVLQGKATPGSLDVCPSPCIIPPSPTLAEKELPWKGDQADLAVYVSSETTKIVPVDMQKAWNQSISSLESIASPPGIETGPQHRRFACPVLEEQPQSASQAMPEQISCFQFPSHVSKSGRSLSDSSPDGVEQQELQPLMAAEEQGRVLPPTEPRRLMFSRASHI